The proteins below are encoded in one region of Tomitella fengzijianii:
- a CDS encoding phosphoribosyl-ATP diphosphatase, protein MKTFDSLFAELSQRAAERPEGSGTVAALDAGVHHIGKKVIEEAGEVWIAGEHETDDELAGEISQLLYWVQVMMIARGLSPEDVYRHL, encoded by the coding sequence GTGAAGACCTTCGACTCCCTGTTCGCCGAGCTTTCCCAACGCGCCGCGGAACGCCCCGAGGGCAGCGGCACTGTGGCCGCCCTCGACGCCGGCGTCCATCACATCGGCAAGAAGGTGATCGAGGAGGCCGGCGAGGTGTGGATCGCCGGCGAGCACGAGACGGATGACGAACTCGCCGGCGAGATCTCGCAGTTGCTGTACTGGGTGCAGGTGATGATGATCGCGCGCGGGCTCTCGCCGGAGGACGTCTACCGGCATCTGTGA